A genomic region of Carassius carassius chromosome 27, fCarCar2.1, whole genome shotgun sequence contains the following coding sequences:
- the LOC132107207 gene encoding trace amine-associated receptor 13c-like, whose translation MNVTAVNQSDVCQEDSCPERSVSLSVYVILYVAAAAVSLLTVCGNLLVIISVSHFKQLHTPANILILSLAVTDLLVGVFVMPLYLSCLIESCWTSGPVMCSILKFVDFQATSVSVHTVALIAVDRFLALSSPFFYSEKISPTLICIVTLFNWLFSLFYNIIILFVNGNFTDVMCPGVCVSSVDGVSSIIDLLIVFLMPCTLIIILYTHVFIIAKRHATAIRALQVHNSTGSSRNRVSDKSERKAAILLGILVIVFLLCLLPYYISSLVIPYSNVDLFYVRNVAGIFFFLNSTINPIIYALFYPWFQKSLKLIFTFKVFNKDSSLMNVL comes from the coding sequence ATGAACGTAACAGCAGTGAACCAAAGTGATGTCTGTCAGGAAGATTCGTGTCCAGAGAGATCTGTTTCTTTATCTGTCTATGTGATTCTGTATGTGGCCGCAGCAGCTGTGTCTCTGCTGACCGTGTGTGGAAACCTGCTGGTCATCATCTCTGTTAGTCACTTCAAGCAGCTCCACACACCTGCTAACATCCTCATCCTCTCTTTGGCTGTGACCGATCTCCTGGTTGGAGTTTTTGTGATGCCTCTTTATCTGTCTTGCCTCATCGAGTCATGTTGGACTTCTGGACCAGTGATGTGTTCAATTTTAAAATTTGTGGATTTTCAAGCAACAAGCGTGTCTGTTCACACTGTGGCTCTGATAGCAGTTGATCGTTTTTTGGCTTTAAGTTCTCCTTTTTTTTACTCAGAGAAAATCTCACCCACTTTAATCTGCATAGTGACTTTATTTAACTGGCTGTTTTCACTCTTTTATAATATCATTATTCTCTTTGTTAATGGAAACTTCACTGATGTAATGTGTCCAGGGGTGTGTGTTTCTAGTGTAGATGGAGTTTCATCTATCATTGATCTTCTGATTGTGTTTCTTATGCCATGTACactcattataatattatacactcATGTTTTTATCATTGCCAAAAGACATGCGACTGCTATAAGAGCCCTTCAGGTTCACAACAGCACAGGATCCTCCAGAAACAGAGTCAGTGACAAATCAGAGCGAAAAGCTGCGATACTGCTGGGGATTCTGGTCATTGTGTTTCTTCTGTGTTTACTGCCGTATTATATTAGTTCTTTAGTGATTCCATACAGTAATGTTGACTTGTTTTATGTCAGAAATGTTGCTGGAATATTTTTCTTCCTGAACTCCACCATTAATCCCATCATTTATGCTTTATTCTATCCCTGGTTTCagaaaagcttaaaattaattttcacatttaaagtgtTCAATAAAGACTCATCTTTGATGAATGTGCTGTAA
- the LOC132106468 gene encoding syntaxin-7-like yields the protein MAGSGGVDPNMLAQTISSNIQRITLLTNEIQQMMRHFGTAQDTTDLRQTLQEKQQKVNQLAKVTDKCMKDFSALPVTSEQRQRKIQRERLINEFSNALAVFQKTQREVAKKEKEFVARVRASSRISVGDRDDGFGGFSSPFQSEVHAQTQSYDEAITEEDLQLIQERESAIKQLETDITGINEIFKDLGMMVHEQGDMIDSIEANVSNAENNVQSATQQLNRASSHQTSFRKKIFILIAVLIVLAVIIGLIIWASVKK from the exons ATGGCTGGATCAGGCGGAGTTGACCCAAATATGCTGGCACAGACTATAAGTTCAAATATCCAGAGAATAACATTGTTAA CTAATGAAATCCAGCAGATGATGAGACATTTTGGAACAGCACAAGACACGACTGACCTGCGACAGACATT ACAAGAGAAACAGCAGAAGGTCAATCAGCTTGCTAAAGTGACAGACAAATGCATGAAAGATTTCAGTGCTTTACCTGTGACCTCAGAACAG CGACAAAGAAAAATCCAGCGAGAACGTCTCATCAATGAATTCTCCAACGCGCTAGCAGTTTTCCAGAAAACCCAGCGAGAGGTAGCAAAGAAGGAGAAGGAGTTTGTGGCGCGTGTCCGAGCGAGCTCTAGAATTTCA GTTGGTGATAGAGATGATGGGTTTGGAGGATTTTCATCACCCTTTCAAAG TGAGGTTCATGCTCAAACTCAGAGTTACGATGAAGCCATCACAGAGGAAGATCTGCAGCTCATTCAGGAGAGAGAATCAGCAATCAAACAGCTGGAG ACGGACATCACAGGCATTAATGAAATCTTCAAAGATCTGGGCATGATGGTGCATGAACAGGGAGACATGATCG ACAGTATAGAGGCCAATGTATCAAATGCAGAGAACAATGTACAGTCGGCCACACAACAACTGAACAGAGCATCAAGTCACCAG ACATCATTCCGTAAGAAGATTTTCATCCTGATTGCTGTTCTTATTGTGCTGGCTGTCATTATTGGTTTGATTATCTGGGCTTCTGTCAAAAAATAG
- the LOC132107208 gene encoding trace amine-associated receptor 13c-like, whose translation MLLTAVNQSNVCQEDSCPEISVSLSVYVILYVAAAAVSLLTVCGNLLVIISVSHFKQLHTPANILILSLAVSDLLTGVAVMPFHLTLLIESCWTSGRVMCSVFNFVTFQATSVSVHTVALIAVDRFLALSFPFFYSEKISPTVICITTLFNWLFSLIYNFTLLFVNGNFTNLMCPGKCFYVIDAVSSLIDLLIVFLMPCTLIILLYTHVFVIVKRHVTAIRALQVHNSTGSSKNRVSDKSERKAAMLLGILVIVFLLCLLPYYICSLVIPYSNADLFYVRNVAVIFFLLNSTINPIIYALFYPWFQKSLKLVFTFKVFNKDSSLMNVL comes from the coding sequence ATGCTTCTAACAGCAGTGAACCAAAGCAATGTCTGTCAGGAAGATTCGTGTCCAGAGATATCTGTTTCTTTATCTGTCTATGTGATTCTGTATGTGGCCGCAGCAGCTGTGTCTCTGCTGACCGTGTGTGGAAACCTGCTGGTCATCATCTCTGTTAGTCACTTCAAGCAGCTCCACACGCCTGCTAACATCCTCATCCTCTCTTTGGCTGTGTCCGATCTTCTTACTGGAGTTGCTGTGATGCCATTTCATTTGACTTTGTTGATTGAGTCATGTTGGACCTCTGGACGAGTGATGTGTTCAGTTTTCAATTTTGTGACTTTTCAAGCAACAAGCGTGTCTGTTCACACTGTGGCTCTTATAGCAGTTGATCGTTTTTTGGCTttaagttttccttttttttactcaGAGAAAATCTCACCCACTGTGATCTGCATAACGACTTTATTTAACTGGCTGTTTTCACTTATTTATAACTTCACTCTTCTGTTTGTTAATGGAAACTTCACTAATCTCATGTGTCcaggaaaatgtttttatgttataGATGCAGTTTCATCTCTCATTGATCTTCTGATTGTGTTTCTTATGCCATGTACACTCATTATACTATTATACACTCATGTTTTTGTCATTGTTAAAAGACATGTGACTGCTATAAGAGCCCTTCAGGTTCACAACAGCACAGGATCCTCCAAAAACAGAGTCAGTGACAAATCAGAGCGAAAAGCAGCGATGCTGCTTGGGATTCTGGTCATTGTGTTTCTTCTGTGTTTACTGCCGTATTATATTTGTTCTTTAGTGATTCCATACAGTAATGCTGACTTGttttatgtaagaaatgttgCTGTAATATTTTTCTTGCTGAACTCCACCATTAATCCCATAATTTATGCTTTATTCTATCCCTGGTTTCAGAAAagcttaaaattagttttcacatttaaagtgtTTAATAAAGACTCATCCCTGATGAATGTGCTCTAA